A region from the Panicum hallii strain FIL2 chromosome 1, PHallii_v3.1, whole genome shotgun sequence genome encodes:
- the LOC112902780 gene encoding uncharacterized protein LOC112902780 translates to MRRTFNEEWFVFHVDTKRLPIIEALFCKTSALSFEDRSRLGKSIMGCLLKAMKDCGFTVKQYGDCRFTVTVTELEFKDSASALMSFIESFTSKLDDNAKKLKKGDKNWLEPYKKSTVAYLVCHTENKVVLPDDIVKYKQKK, encoded by the exons ATGAGGAGGACATTC AATGAAGAATGGTTTGTATTTCATGTCGATACGAAAAGACTACCCATCATTGAAGCTCTGTTTTGCAAGACGTCAGCATTGTCGTTTGAAGATAGATCCCGACTAGGAAAGTCTATCATGGGCTGTCTACTCAAAGCCATGAAGGATTGCGGCTTCACGGTGAAACAATATGGTGATTGTAGGTTCACAGTTACTGTAACTGAACTCGAATTCAAAGATAGTGCCTCAGCGCTCATGAGTTTTATTGAGAGCTTCACTTCTAAGTTGGACGACAATGCCAAGAAACTGAAAAAGGGTGACAAG AACTGGCTGGAACCTTACAAGAAGTCGACAGTGGCATACCTTGTTTGTCACACTGAAAATAAGGTGGTGTTGCCTGACGATATTGTGAAGTACAAGCAAAAAAAGTGA
- the LOC112895713 gene encoding uncharacterized protein LOC112895713 gives MPSSSSSSLLSGSNTASAELPLIPCKLCNGVMIEQVSKQPETTSRKFYRCRAKRTDGSQCDFFHWQASYAVLLIEDGFVSGDRRLELLMIALNDHGKAIESVTNSIRDMKKKLSNLELVMEELDNVKKSTKAAMIEIEENKKSTAAALKLMENELQKLKGSTKVKPRNMALCFLVLALIGWFVMGQMNWGEEGSSRFMLRG, from the exons ATGCCgtcatcgtcatcgtcatcctTACTCTCTGGCTCCAATACTGCGAGTGCTGAGCTTCCTCTAATCCCTTGCAAGCTCTGCAATGGGGTGATGATTGAGCAGGTCTCCAAACAACCAGAAACCACATCGAGGAAGTTCTACCGGTGCAGAGCCAAGAGAACG GATGGGTCTCAATGTGATTTTTTCCACTGGCAAGCGAGCTATGCTGTTTTGTTAATCGAGGATGGGTTTGTCAGTGGTGACCGACGCCTTGAGTTGTTAATGATCGCACTTAATGATCATGGCAAAGCCATTGAATCTGTAACCAATTCCATCAGAGATATGAAGAAAAAGCTGTCCAACCTGGAGTTAGTGATGGAAGAGCTGGATAACGTGAAAAAGTCGACGAAGGCAGCCATGATTGAAATTGAGGAAAACAAGAAATCGACAGCTGCTGCATTGAAACTGATGGAGAATGAGCTGCAAAAGCTGAAAGGGTCAACTAAAGTGAAACCTAGGAATATGGCACTGTGTTTTCTGGTTTTGGCGTTGATTGGGTGGTTTGTGATGGGACAGATGAATTGGGGGGAGGAAGGATCCAGCCGATTTATGCTGAGAGGCTAA